A window of the Bacillus marinisedimentorum genome harbors these coding sequences:
- a CDS encoding transporter substrate-binding domain-containing protein — MKKWFMTMLVLVLTAGMLAACGGGEEEGAQTGEGEGEGSESGMNLVEDGKFTFAASGDFAPFSQTGPNGEMTGFDIDVANAVAEELGLEPVQKKFKFASIVEGVKTGRFDAAVASHTVTEERAEHVDFTTPYYYSGPQIFTRPDSDVQTLDDLKDKEIAVSKGSTYAKSAEEVTDNIINYDSDVTALEALSKGKHDAVITDFVTGKTAIGKGLEIEARELLGRSEQAIAIAKENDKLLEEVNAALEKLREDGTLSEISKEYFDEDITTKPE, encoded by the coding sequence ATGAAAAAATGGTTTATGACAATGTTAGTATTAGTCCTGACAGCAGGCATGCTTGCCGCATGCGGTGGCGGAGAGGAAGAGGGCGCCCAAACCGGTGAAGGAGAAGGAGAGGGTTCTGAAAGTGGCATGAACCTTGTTGAAGATGGAAAGTTCACTTTCGCGGCATCAGGTGACTTCGCTCCATTCAGCCAGACAGGCCCGAACGGAGAGATGACAGGTTTTGATATCGATGTAGCCAATGCTGTAGCCGAAGAATTGGGACTTGAACCCGTACAGAAGAAATTTAAGTTTGCAAGTATCGTCGAAGGTGTTAAAACAGGCCGCTTTGATGCTGCCGTTGCCAGCCACACGGTCACCGAAGAGCGTGCAGAACACGTTGATTTCACAACCCCTTATTACTACTCAGGTCCGCAAATATTCACCCGCCCGGACAGCGATGTTCAAACACTTGACGATCTGAAAGATAAAGAAATTGCCGTGTCCAAAGGCTCAACTTATGCAAAAAGTGCAGAAGAGGTTACAGATAATATTATCAACTATGACAGTGACGTCACCGCTCTTGAAGCATTGAGCAAGGGGAAACACGATGCGGTTATCACTGACTTCGTAACTGGCAAGACTGCCATCGGCAAAGGGCTTGAAATCGAAGCGAGAGAGCTTCTGGGCCGCAGTGAGCAGGCAATCGCCATTGCTAAGGAGAATGACAAGCTTCTTGAAGAAGTTAACGCAGCCCTTGAAAAACTTCGTGAAGACGGCACGCTATCCGAAATCAGTAAAGAGTATTTTGACGAAGACATCACAACAAAACCCGAATAA
- the yihA gene encoding ribosome biogenesis GTP-binding protein YihA/YsxC — MKVTKAEIVISAVKPEQYPGEGYPEIALAGRSNVGKSSFINKMINRKNLARTSQKPGKTQTLNFYNINDSLYFVDVPGYGFAKVSKKEKEKWGRMIEEYMTTSNRLKGVVQIIDLRHPPSNDDIMMYDFLKHYGIPVLIVATKADKIPKGKWQKHLKVVKETLEMEAEDEAVIFSAETAQGKDQAWSAIERLIRA; from the coding sequence CAGTCAAACCTGAACAATACCCTGGTGAAGGATATCCGGAAATAGCCCTTGCCGGACGTTCGAATGTCGGGAAATCTTCATTTATCAATAAAATGATCAACCGGAAAAATCTTGCGAGAACTTCACAGAAGCCGGGCAAAACCCAGACGTTGAACTTTTATAACATCAATGATTCCCTTTATTTTGTCGATGTGCCCGGTTATGGATTCGCAAAGGTTTCCAAAAAGGAGAAAGAGAAATGGGGACGGATGATAGAAGAATACATGACGACTTCCAACCGCCTCAAAGGCGTCGTCCAGATCATTGATCTCCGTCATCCGCCAAGCAACGATGATATCATGATGTATGACTTTCTAAAACACTACGGTATTCCGGTGCTGATTGTCGCGACAAAGGCAGACAAAATACCGAAAGGGAAATGGCAGAAGCACCTTAAAGTCGTAAAAGAGACACTCGAAATGGAGGCGGAAGATGAAGCAGTCATTTTTTCTGCTGAAACCGCCCAGGGAAAAGACCAGGCTTGGTCGGCAATCGAGCGCCTTATCCGTGCCTGA
- the hemA gene encoding glutamyl-tRNA reductase, translating into MHILVVGLNYKTAPVEIREKLTFNETDLHEAVKKLRRQKSVLEDVILSTCNRTEIFAVVDQLHVGRYYIKAFLAEWFGLDKEEFSPYLTIYEDEGAVEHLFRVTSGLDSMVIGETQILGQVRDSFALAQEEGTTGTIFNHLFKQVVTTAKKAHSSTEIGENAVSVSYAAVELAKKIFGSLANKHVVILGAGKMGELAAKNITGNGASRITVINRTFEKAKALAAKFDGEAETLDNIAGALSSADILISSTGSNDYVLTKKMYREIEHKRKGRPLFLVDIAVPRDLDPALNDLEGVFLYDIDDLEGIVEANKLERQREAEKIELLIEAELVEFRTWLNQLGVVPVISSLREKALSIQAETMKSIERKMPELTERERKILNKHTKSIVNQMLRDPVTRVKEMASEPNADEAIDLFVKIFGIEEEVKKASETENRLHKQARKAAMRMDEAAARL; encoded by the coding sequence TTGCATATTCTAGTTGTCGGTTTAAATTATAAAACGGCCCCAGTGGAAATTCGAGAAAAACTTACTTTTAATGAAACAGATTTACATGAAGCCGTCAAGAAATTGCGCCGGCAAAAAAGTGTGCTTGAAGATGTCATCTTGTCCACATGTAACCGTACTGAAATATTTGCGGTTGTCGATCAGTTGCATGTAGGGCGTTACTATATTAAAGCATTCCTTGCTGAGTGGTTCGGTCTTGATAAAGAGGAATTCTCCCCCTATTTGACCATCTATGAGGATGAGGGCGCAGTGGAGCACCTTTTCAGGGTTACATCCGGCCTGGATTCAATGGTGATTGGTGAGACGCAAATTCTTGGACAGGTCCGTGACAGTTTCGCACTTGCACAGGAGGAAGGCACAACCGGGACAATCTTCAACCATTTATTCAAGCAGGTTGTCACAACGGCAAAGAAGGCCCACTCCAGTACGGAAATCGGTGAAAATGCTGTTTCAGTCAGTTACGCCGCAGTGGAGCTCGCAAAGAAAATCTTCGGAAGCCTTGCCAACAAGCATGTTGTCATTCTCGGTGCGGGGAAAATGGGCGAACTGGCTGCTAAAAACATTACTGGGAACGGAGCTTCACGGATCACGGTCATAAACCGTACGTTTGAAAAAGCAAAAGCACTTGCTGCAAAATTCGATGGAGAGGCGGAGACGTTGGATAACATCGCAGGCGCTCTGTCTTCAGCGGATATTTTAATCAGTTCGACAGGCTCCAATGACTACGTGCTCACCAAAAAAATGTATAGGGAAATTGAACATAAACGCAAAGGCCGTCCGCTGTTTTTAGTGGACATCGCCGTTCCGCGCGACCTTGACCCTGCTTTGAATGATCTCGAAGGGGTATTCCTGTATGATATTGATGATCTTGAAGGCATTGTGGAAGCCAATAAGCTCGAACGACAGCGGGAAGCTGAAAAGATTGAACTTCTCATCGAAGCAGAGCTTGTGGAGTTCCGCACCTGGCTGAATCAGCTTGGGGTCGTGCCTGTCATTTCCAGCCTGCGGGAAAAAGCGCTGTCCATTCAGGCTGAAACAATGAAGAGCATTGAACGGAAGATGCCTGAACTTACTGAGCGGGAACGGAAAATATTGAATAAGCATACGAAGAGCATAGTCAATCAGATGCTCCGCGATCCCGTAACCCGTGTGAAGGAAATGGCTTCCGAACCAAATGCGGATGAAGCGATCGACTTATTTGTGAAGATATTCGGCATCGAAGAAGAAGTGAAAAAAGCATCGGAAACAGAAAACCGGCTTCATAAGCAGGCTAGAAAAGCAGCCATGCGCATGGATGAAGCGGCGGCCAGGCTTTAA
- a CDS encoding uroporphyrinogen-III synthase, translated as MDREPGPLYGKRILNPRAAGQARSYSGQIRQRGGIPVDIPLIQVSEPEDTALIRETIDCLGDFDWIVLTSKNGVRYFSHFLKKYSGGKAVALPKIAAVGSKTKEAVLEAGWAVDLIPEKFVAESLAEELIKWTGKNSRVLLARGNLARDVLPEALQAGGCEVLDIIFYKTDMNHAAKPQLEQAVMNGEIDIFTFTSSSTVSSFIELLKDLPADKRTGGKVVACIGPIASGTAEKLGLKVDVIPETYTASGLLDALEAYCG; from the coding sequence ATGGACAGGGAGCCGGGCCCGTTATATGGTAAACGGATACTGAATCCACGCGCAGCCGGACAGGCGCGCTCCTACAGTGGCCAAATCAGGCAGCGCGGGGGCATTCCGGTGGATATACCGCTCATTCAGGTAAGTGAGCCTGAAGATACGGCATTGATCCGAGAGACGATTGATTGTCTGGGTGACTTTGACTGGATTGTGTTGACGAGCAAAAACGGCGTCCGCTACTTTAGTCATTTTTTGAAAAAGTATAGTGGCGGCAAGGCGGTGGCCCTGCCTAAAATCGCAGCAGTCGGTTCCAAAACGAAAGAGGCTGTTTTGGAAGCCGGCTGGGCCGTAGATCTTATTCCGGAAAAATTCGTTGCTGAATCTCTTGCTGAAGAATTAATAAAATGGACCGGAAAAAACAGCAGGGTGCTTTTGGCGCGCGGCAATCTGGCAAGGGATGTACTGCCGGAAGCTTTGCAGGCCGGCGGCTGTGAAGTGCTGGATATCATTTTTTATAAAACCGATATGAATCATGCTGCAAAACCTCAGCTGGAGCAGGCAGTTATGAACGGGGAAATAGACATCTTCACCTTTACGAGCTCGTCGACTGTCTCTTCTTTTATAGAGCTGTTAAAAGATCTTCCCGCCGATAAACGGACAGGCGGCAAGGTTGTTGCATGCATCGGCCCCATCGCTTCCGGAACCGCTGAAAAGCTTGGCCTGAAGGTTGATGTGATTCCGGAAACCTATACTGCTTCAGGACTCCTTGATGCCCTTGAGGCTTATTGCGGTTGA
- the hemC gene encoding hydroxymethylbilane synthase — MRKIVIGSRKSKLALTQTEWVIEQLKQFGLPYEFEVEKIVTKGDKILDVTLSKVGGKGLFVKEIEQAMADKEIDMAVHSMKDVPSELPEGFVIACVPERVDFRDAFISKSGQKLDDLPAGSVVGTSSLRRSSQILSRRPDLEIKPIRGNIDTRLAKLDTEDFDAIVLAAAGLQRMGWSDDVVTEYLAPDVMIPAVGQGALAIECREDDKDLQELLQRLNDRYTDLTTTAERAFLYKIEGGCQVPVGAHAVMENGEVTVTAMVGSPDGKTLLKETVTDKDPAAAGSRAADLLIERGAGKLVEQVKEELDQ, encoded by the coding sequence ATGCGTAAAATTGTAATAGGTTCCCGTAAAAGTAAACTTGCCCTTACACAGACCGAGTGGGTCATCGAGCAGCTCAAACAATTCGGCCTGCCTTATGAATTCGAAGTGGAAAAGATTGTGACGAAAGGTGATAAAATTCTGGACGTCACACTGTCTAAAGTCGGTGGAAAAGGCTTGTTTGTAAAAGAAATTGAACAGGCGATGGCGGACAAAGAAATTGATATGGCTGTCCACAGCATGAAGGATGTGCCTTCTGAACTTCCGGAAGGGTTTGTCATTGCATGTGTACCAGAACGCGTCGACTTCAGGGATGCCTTCATTTCGAAATCCGGTCAGAAACTTGATGATCTTCCTGCCGGTTCTGTCGTCGGCACGAGCAGCCTGCGCCGCAGTTCCCAGATTTTAAGCAGGCGGCCTGACCTGGAAATCAAACCGATCAGGGGGAACATCGATACACGTCTGGCGAAGCTCGATACGGAAGACTTTGATGCAATAGTCCTTGCCGCAGCAGGTTTGCAGCGTATGGGCTGGTCTGATGATGTGGTGACGGAATACCTTGCCCCTGATGTCATGATCCCGGCGGTGGGGCAGGGGGCGCTTGCCATTGAGTGCCGTGAAGACGACAAAGACCTTCAGGAACTTCTCCAAAGGCTGAATGACAGGTATACCGATCTGACGACTACTGCAGAGCGTGCATTCTTGTACAAAATAGAAGGCGGCTGCCAGGTGCCGGTCGGAGCCCATGCTGTCATGGAAAACGGAGAAGTGACAGTGACCGCGATGGTCGGATCCCCCGATGGAAAAACGCTTTTAAAAGAAACCGTTACAGACAAAGACCCGGCAGCAGCGGGGAGCAGAGCAGCAGACCTGTTAATTGAGCGGGGCGCCGGCAAGCTTGTGGAGCAGGTGAAAGAGGAGCTTGATCAGTAA
- a CDS encoding LiaI-LiaF-like domain-containing protein, producing MKKQGIFPGILLIGIGLYFLLEELQFSAFKPFYTWPTLLIIIGIAFLARSQSGGDGDSIFPGIILVGLGIHFHAAGRILMWPDHWAVYTIILGVAFMAKWKKTGSGIAAGLILLGLSAFALFYDGLMTWLGFIDRTISWMERFWPVALIALGLYFLFFKKK from the coding sequence ATGAAGAAACAGGGAATATTTCCAGGAATACTATTAATAGGAATCGGATTATATTTTTTATTAGAAGAATTACAATTCTCAGCATTCAAGCCATTCTATACGTGGCCGACTCTCTTAATCATCATCGGCATCGCTTTTCTGGCCCGGTCACAGAGCGGCGGGGATGGTGACAGTATCTTTCCCGGCATTATCCTTGTCGGCTTAGGCATCCATTTCCATGCCGCCGGCAGAATCCTGATGTGGCCTGACCACTGGGCCGTTTACACAATTATTCTTGGTGTTGCTTTCATGGCAAAATGGAAAAAGACCGGATCCGGAATTGCAGCAGGACTCATATTGCTCGGTTTATCCGCTTTTGCCCTGTTCTATGACGGGCTGATGACATGGCTCGGATTCATCGACCGGACAATCAGCTGGATGGAAAGGTTTTGGCCAGTCGCACTTATCGCACTCGGCCTGTATTTTCTGTTTTTCAAGAAAAAATAA
- a CDS encoding amino acid ABC transporter ATP-binding protein — MIKVEKLNKSFGDLHVLKDIDMSVKESDVVVLIGASGSGKSTLLRCLNFLEMKDSGKVIIEGEEITPSTHNLNEVRQTVGMVFQHFNLFPHKTVIENVIEAPVQVKKIPKKQALEEGRELLKKVGLADKENEYPSRLSGGQKQRVAIARSLAMKPDIMLFDEPTSALDPELVGEVLATMKELAEEGMTMVVVTHEMGFAREVADWVIYMHDGRIVEVGHPSQIFDNPKEERTREFFSTIL, encoded by the coding sequence ATGATCAAGGTAGAAAAGTTGAATAAGTCCTTCGGGGATTTGCATGTATTGAAAGATATTGATATGAGTGTGAAAGAAAGTGACGTGGTCGTCCTGATCGGGGCTTCCGGCTCGGGAAAAAGTACGCTGCTGCGCTGCTTGAACTTTCTTGAAATGAAAGATAGCGGAAAGGTCATTATTGAAGGGGAAGAAATCACTCCGTCAACCCATAACTTGAATGAAGTTAGGCAAACGGTAGGTATGGTGTTCCAGCACTTCAATCTCTTTCCGCATAAAACGGTCATTGAAAATGTAATCGAAGCGCCTGTACAAGTCAAAAAAATCCCTAAAAAACAGGCGCTTGAAGAAGGGCGCGAGCTGCTGAAAAAGGTCGGTCTCGCCGATAAAGAGAACGAATATCCATCAAGGCTGTCAGGCGGCCAGAAACAGCGTGTCGCCATCGCCAGGTCTCTTGCGATGAAGCCCGACATCATGCTGTTTGACGAGCCGACGTCAGCACTTGACCCGGAGCTGGTCGGTGAAGTGCTTGCAACGATGAAGGAGCTTGCGGAAGAAGGCATGACCATGGTGGTCGTCACTCATGAAATGGGATTTGCCCGTGAGGTCGCTGACTGGGTCATATATATGCACGATGGGCGCATTGTCGAAGTCGGGCATCCGTCCCAAATTTTTGATAACCCGAAAGAGGAACGGACAAGAGAGTTTTTCAGCACCATCTTATAG
- a CDS encoding cytochrome C assembly family protein, protein MSSMNINVIYELMILLYSLSVLLYFIDFIQNNRKVNRTAFWLLSIVWILQTVFLVVRMLETNRFPILTLLEGLYFYAWVLVTFSLVINRLFRMDFFVFFTNVLGFSFMTLHLLAPNQHFADTSAERLMSELAVIHITIAILSYGAFSISFILSIMYLLQYNMLKQKQWGKRLQRLGDLSTFEKMAFRFNLIGVPLLLISLILGVIWANAKVEQFYLYDAKVIGSFIVLAVYSFILYMKAGKGIQGKQMVTWNFAAFLIVLINFFLFGSLSNFHIWYP, encoded by the coding sequence ATGAGCAGTATGAATATTAATGTGATTTATGAATTGATGATACTACTCTACTCGTTAAGCGTGCTTTTATATTTTATAGACTTTATTCAAAACAACCGGAAGGTGAACCGTACAGCCTTCTGGTTGCTTTCTATTGTGTGGATTTTACAGACCGTATTCCTGGTTGTGAGAATGCTGGAGACGAACCGGTTTCCGATTCTTACGCTCCTGGAAGGTCTCTATTTTTATGCCTGGGTGCTTGTGACATTTTCGCTGGTCATTAACAGGCTTTTCCGCATGGATTTTTTTGTGTTTTTCACCAATGTTCTCGGATTCAGTTTTATGACTTTGCACTTGCTTGCACCAAATCAGCATTTTGCTGATACATCGGCAGAACGGCTGATGTCTGAGCTTGCTGTCATTCATATCACTATAGCGATTTTGTCATATGGAGCTTTCTCCATATCTTTCATATTATCAATCATGTATTTACTGCAATATAACATGCTGAAACAGAAACAATGGGGGAAAAGGCTGCAGCGCCTGGGTGATTTGTCCACGTTCGAGAAGATGGCCTTCCGTTTCAATCTGATTGGCGTACCGCTGCTGCTGATCAGTTTGATACTCGGTGTCATCTGGGCGAATGCTAAAGTTGAGCAGTTTTATTTGTATGATGCGAAAGTTATCGGATCATTCATCGTACTTGCTGTGTACAGTTTCATTTTGTATATGAAAGCAGGTAAAGGAATACAGGGAAAACAGATGGTTACGTGGAATTTTGCCGCTTTTCTTATTGTATTGATCAACTTTTTCCTATTTGGAAGTTTGTCAAACTTCCATATTTGGTATCCTTAA
- a CDS encoding amino acid ABC transporter permease, translating into MEDLPTFAHFFETFFDSTDIFLEAMLVTLKLTAISVLIAIFIGLFFALLKISRIAVLEWISNFYIFIVRGTPLIVQIFIFYFGLTSLNISAFWSATLGLAFHNGAYIAEIFRGTIQSIDKGQMEAGRSLGMTRGLTMRRIILPQAFRRALPPLGNQFIIATKDSSLAAFIGMFELFNAATTMGSNNFDNMTYLLIVAIYYLILVLILTVVVSWVEKKMSVSD; encoded by the coding sequence ATGGAAGACTTGCCTACGTTTGCGCACTTTTTTGAAACATTTTTCGACAGTACTGATATTTTTTTAGAAGCTATGCTTGTCACACTAAAGTTGACGGCAATTTCTGTACTGATCGCCATTTTTATCGGCCTGTTTTTTGCGCTGCTTAAAATCTCCCGCATTGCGGTCTTAGAATGGATTTCCAACTTCTATATTTTCATCGTTCGAGGAACCCCATTGATTGTTCAAATTTTTATCTTCTATTTTGGTTTGACAAGCCTGAATATATCAGCATTCTGGTCAGCGACTCTCGGGCTTGCTTTCCACAACGGCGCATACATTGCCGAAATTTTTCGCGGAACGATACAATCGATCGATAAAGGACAGATGGAAGCAGGCCGTTCCCTTGGCATGACTCGCGGACTTACGATGAGAAGGATTATTTTGCCGCAGGCGTTCCGCAGGGCGCTGCCGCCGCTTGGCAACCAGTTCATCATCGCAACGAAGGACTCGTCATTGGCCGCTTTTATCGGTATGTTTGAATTGTTCAATGCGGCCACTACGATGGGATCCAACAACTTCGATAATATGACCTATTTATTGATTGTTGCAATCTACTATCTCATCCTTGTACTGATCCTTACAGTCGTTGTGAGCTGGGTTGAAAAGAAAATGTCGGTAAGTGACTAA